The genomic region CTCGGCCGCACGGAAGCCGCGCGCACGGCCTACACGGATGCCCTGCAGGTGCTGGCCGGTAGCGGCACCCGCAGCAGCGGTGCCCTTGAGCTGAAGCTCGCTGCCCTGGGGCCCGCGCCCGAGACGGATACGGATGTCACCGAGGCTGCCCCTGCTGATGCGGAGTCCTGAGTTCGCCACGCGCTGGATCGCCGTGGCCCTGGTGCTGGCGACCGGACTTACCGGTTGCGGCGGCAACAAGATCGATGAGGATCTCCTGCCGACCCCGCTAGTCGACATCAATGATCCCCTGCGTGTGAAGCGCGTGTGGTCAGCCAAGGTGGGCGGCAGCGGCGAGAGCCTCAACCTCCAGCTGCGCCCGGTGTCTGACGGCACCCTCGTGTACGCCGCCGGTCACAGCGGCGAGGTGCACGCCTTCGATGCGCGCAGCGGCGAGCGGCGCTGGACGGCCCAGACCAAGCTGCCCCTGGCAGCGGGGCCGGGCTATGGCGATGAACGCCTCGCGGTCGGTTCGAACGATGGTGATCTGGCCGTGATCAACACCACGGACGGCACTGTCCTTTGGCAGCGTAACATCGGCGCGGAAGTGCTGGCGGCCCCCCTGATCGTGGGCGGCCTCGTCGTCGTGCGCACGGTGGACGGTCGCCTGCTGGCGCTCGATGTCGAGGACAGCATCGAGCGCTGGGTGGTGAAGCGCGAGGTGCCCGCCCTCAGCCTGCGCGGTAACGCGGCGCCCGCCTCGAGCGGCACGCGCGTGGTCGCCGGCTTCGATGACGGGTCCGTGCTGGCCGCCGAGCTGCGCACTGGCGAGATCCTGTGGGACTTGTCCTTCCTGCCCGAGGCAGGGCGTACGGTGATCGATCGCTTGGCCGACATCGATGCGGACATCCGGGTGGTGGGCGATGACGCCTACGTACTCGGCTATCAAACTCAGTTGGCGCTCATCTCGGTACCCACGGGACAGATCGCCTGGACCCTGGAGATCTCAGGCCACCAGCGCCCTGGCCTCGACTGGAGTCGTATCTACATCACCGACGATGAAGGCAACGTGCGCTCGGTCGATCGCTCCAACGGCGCCAATCGCTGGGTCAATCAAGACCTGCGCCGACGCGAGACGACAGGTCCCGTCACCTCGGGCCGCTACGCCGTGGTCGGCGACTTCGAGGGCTACCTGCACTGGATCGACTACGAGACCGGCCTCATCGTGGCGCGCGAGCGTCTCGGCGATACGCCCATCAGCACCCCGCCGACGGTGCTCGATGAGCTCATCTTCGTGCAAACCGACAGCGGCAGCCTGCACGCGCTGTCGCTGCGCGACGAGAGCTAGCGGCCCTCGGGCCGCTTCGGCCGGATAGAGCGGCGCGCGGATGCTTCCCGTCATCGCC from Pseudomonadota bacterium harbors:
- the bamB gene encoding outer membrane protein assembly factor BamB, with the protein product MSPRLPLLMRSPEFATRWIAVALVLATGLTGCGGNKIDEDLLPTPLVDINDPLRVKRVWSAKVGGSGESLNLQLRPVSDGTLVYAAGHSGEVHAFDARSGERRWTAQTKLPLAAGPGYGDERLAVGSNDGDLAVINTTDGTVLWQRNIGAEVLAAPLIVGGLVVVRTVDGRLLALDVEDSIERWVVKREVPALSLRGNAAPASSGTRVVAGFDDGSVLAAELRTGEILWDLSFLPEAGRTVIDRLADIDADIRVVGDDAYVLGYQTQLALISVPTGQIAWTLEISGHQRPGLDWSRIYITDDEGNVRSVDRSNGANRWVNQDLRRRETTGPVTSGRYAVVGDFEGYLHWIDYETGLIVARERLGDTPISTPPTVLDELIFVQTDSGSLHALSLRDES